One Phycisphaerae bacterium DNA window includes the following coding sequences:
- a CDS encoding radical SAM protein, which produces MESINLGLCNKCRGRVPCEFFARDGQMWLRKTCPDCGSTESMVSSDARAWQAKRELWEYVPMQRVACRMNCDRCEIDHKPNIVFVDVTNRCNMNCPICIATIKDMGFDFNPPLAYFDKLFAEVARLEPKPVLLFFGGEPTVRDDLLEIIAAAKKHGLRPHVVTNGIRLADEQYCRRLCEARVSFRFAFDGRSPEIYERLRRNRSAYDKKMRALQNLRKYSLRKHTIMATIGRGFNDQHLGDFFQFCHENRDLISDVGLIPLTENWRPGTFDAGVHTTMEDVEAMVRDAIPGGQVEFVPAGLSWALKTPRSFFRKNLRSEVLLLAGVHPNCESITLLVSDGKSYRGMNHYLRKPLREVAVECAALCRKLQPKLDRLDPARRFPRLCGQVLILLTLLPWMLVRIRLGRLLGSHLSALGGRVFGRPGRLLSGGKHIRRRPRLVLRVGVLPFEEEHSIDAARLEKCKAVFAYEDAEDGSVKYIPACLWYPYRNPILEKLSKKYGVVGKETEWTIPEQPYNSSGGNPTVKPLTVKAPICR; this is translated from the coding sequence ATGGAGAGCATCAATTTGGGTCTGTGCAACAAGTGCCGCGGGCGCGTGCCTTGCGAGTTCTTTGCCAGGGACGGGCAGATGTGGCTTCGGAAAACGTGCCCTGACTGTGGTTCGACCGAGTCGATGGTAAGTTCCGATGCGCGCGCATGGCAGGCCAAGCGCGAGCTCTGGGAGTACGTGCCCATGCAACGCGTTGCCTGCCGCATGAACTGCGATCGATGCGAGATCGATCACAAGCCCAACATCGTCTTCGTCGATGTCACCAATCGCTGCAACATGAACTGTCCCATATGTATCGCCACGATCAAGGATATGGGTTTCGATTTCAACCCGCCGCTCGCGTACTTTGACAAGCTTTTTGCTGAGGTGGCGCGCCTGGAGCCCAAGCCGGTTCTGCTGTTTTTTGGCGGCGAGCCTACGGTCCGCGATGACTTGCTGGAGATCATTGCCGCCGCGAAGAAACACGGTCTGAGGCCACACGTGGTGACCAATGGCATCAGGCTGGCGGACGAGCAATACTGTCGTAGGCTCTGTGAGGCTCGGGTTTCGTTCCGTTTTGCCTTCGACGGCCGCAGTCCGGAGATTTACGAGCGGCTTCGCCGCAATCGATCCGCCTATGACAAGAAGATGAGGGCCCTCCAGAACCTCCGTAAGTACAGCCTGCGAAAGCACACGATCATGGCCACCATCGGACGGGGTTTCAACGATCAGCATCTTGGCGACTTCTTCCAGTTCTGCCACGAGAATCGGGATCTGATTTCAGACGTCGGGCTCATTCCGCTGACCGAGAACTGGAGGCCGGGTACGTTCGATGCGGGGGTGCATACGACGATGGAAGACGTTGAGGCAATGGTCCGAGACGCTATCCCTGGCGGGCAGGTTGAGTTTGTACCCGCCGGGCTCTCATGGGCCTTGAAGACGCCGCGGTCGTTTTTCCGGAAGAACCTGCGATCCGAGGTTCTGTTGCTGGCCGGCGTACACCCCAATTGCGAATCCATCACTCTGCTGGTTTCCGACGGCAAGTCCTATCGTGGCATGAACCACTATTTGAGGAAACCCCTTCGCGAGGTTGCGGTGGAATGCGCCGCTCTTTGCCGCAAGCTTCAGCCCAAGCTTGACCGGCTTGATCCGGCACGACGGTTTCCGCGACTCTGCGGGCAGGTGCTGATCCTGTTGACCTTGTTGCCGTGGATGCTGGTGAGGATCAGATTGGGTCGCTTGCTTGGCAGCCACTTGTCGGCTTTGGGTGGCCGGGTATTTGGCCGTCCGGGTCGCCTGTTGAGCGGTGGTAAGCACATCCGACGAAGGCCGCGGTTGGTCCTGCGCGTGGGTGTGCTTCCGTTTGAGGAAGAACACTCGATCGACGCCGCCCGATTGGAGAAATGCAAAGCGGTCTTTGCCTATGAGGACGCCGAAGATGGCAGCGTTAAGTACATTCCGGCTTGCCTATGGTATCCGTACCGCAACCCGATCCTGGAAAAACTCTCAAAGAAATATGGCGTCGTTGGCAAGGAGACAGAATGGACGATCCCGGAACAGCCCTACAATAGCAGTGGCGGCAATCCGACAGTCAAACCCTTAACGGTTAAGGCGCCTATCTGTCGATAG
- a CDS encoding OmpA family protein has product MFGYIKTAFVLSAILFATLGCGCPEVEQAPAEVPPPVLKEPPPPPTPEPLPPAVTKSIEELNEKYPDLFKFDKDKGLLYFSADATFDSGSATVKPEAKAALAKLAAILNEDEVKDRRVTLVGHTDTDRVVKPATIAMLKELGKSVDNMGLSRARAEAVAAVLEVNGIDASRITTIGKGETEPVADNRKPEGKARNRRVEIYVTPAK; this is encoded by the coding sequence ATGTTTGGGTACATCAAAACTGCGTTCGTGCTGTCTGCGATATTGTTTGCTACCTTAGGTTGCGGGTGTCCGGAGGTTGAGCAAGCTCCCGCCGAGGTTCCGCCCCCCGTTCTGAAGGAACCGCCACCTCCGCCTACTCCGGAGCCGCTTCCGCCGGCCGTCACGAAGTCAATTGAAGAACTGAACGAGAAGTATCCCGACCTGTTCAAGTTCGACAAAGACAAGGGACTGTTGTATTTCAGCGCCGATGCCACGTTTGACTCTGGTTCGGCCACCGTGAAGCCCGAAGCGAAGGCGGCGCTCGCGAAACTCGCGGCTATTCTCAATGAGGATGAGGTGAAGGACCGCAGGGTCACACTCGTCGGCCATACCGATACCGACCGAGTGGTTAAGCCGGCAACCATCGCAATGCTTAAGGAGCTTGGCAAGAGTGTGGACAACATGGGTCTGAGCCGGGCCCGGGCCGAGGCGGTGGCCGCTGTGCTCGAGGTGAATGGCATCGACGCCTCGCGGATCACCACCATCGGCAAGGGGGAAACGGAACCGGTTGCGGACAACCGCAAGCCGGAGGGCAAGGCCCGCAACCGTCGCGTAGAGATCTACGTGACTCCTGCAAAATAG